GGAGAAGCTATCAAGGAGAATAGAGAACTTACAGATATAGAGAAATCAGTAATGGAAAGTGTTATTGTTAGGATTTTATCAAATCTAAGAGAATCTTGGGCTAATGTTATTGATCTTAGGCCTAGACTTGGTAATATTGAGGTAAACCCACAGTTTGCTCAGTTAGTTCCACCTACTGATATGGTTGTTTTGATAACCTTTGATGTTAAAATGGGAGAGGCAGAAGGTATGATGAATCTCTGTGTGCCGTATGTTACTATAGAACCTATAATGTCAAAACTTAGTGCGCAGTATTGGTACTCAGGTATAAAAAAGGTTATGACAAAGGAAACATTAGATTTAGTTAAGGATACGTTAAATAAGGTAGATTTAGATGTTAGTGTTATTGTTGGTTCTACAACTCTTAGGTTTAGAGATATAAGGAAAATAAAAATAGGAGATGTCATAAGACTTGATCAAAGCATAAAAGATAATATGATAATGAGAATAGAAAATAAAGATAAGTTCTATTGTAGACCTGGTAAGGTT
The window above is part of the Brevinematales bacterium genome. Proteins encoded here:
- the fliM gene encoding flagellar motor switch protein FliM translates to MTTVLSQEEIDNLLSALQTGGEIKETASFSVEASPSVVKKNIKSYDFRRPDRFSKDQLRTLQMIHETFARLTSTFLSAQLRLVVQVHVASTDQLTYEEFSRSIPSPATLGIINMEPLKGNAVLEIDPTITFVIIDRLFGGRGEAIKENRELTDIEKSVMESVIVRILSNLRESWANVIDLRPRLGNIEVNPQFAQLVPPTDMVVLITFDVKMGEAEGMMNLCVPYVTIEPIMSKLSAQYWYSGIKKVMTKETLDLVKDTLNKVDLDVSVIVGSTTLRFRDIRKIKIGDVIRLDQSIKDNMIMRIENKDKFYCRPGKVGKKLAVQITGIIEKLSEDILELVLREVED